The Paramormyrops kingsleyae isolate MSU_618 chromosome 23, PKINGS_0.4, whole genome shotgun sequence sequence ctttGGTGCAAAGCTTTGGTTCCAAAAATGTCAGACGGTTGCTGTAATTGGGTGGTGGAAATGGCTCAGTTCGGCTTATGACATTCAGGTCTGTCTTGACCTTTTTATGGGATTAATATTGACTGGTATCTTTGTAGCACCTCCACCGGGTTTTACATGGGATCTACACAATAGATGCCCAGCAGGTTTGGTACAGGGAAAGTCCTGAACTGTTGGTGGAGTGAACCAGCGTCTGGGGGTGGAATGAGTACTGCCCCCTGGCGTGTGCGATCTAGAAGGGCGTATTTTTCACAGGTGTGTTCCGAGACATCGCTTTGGCTACTATTTGAATGTCCGGATGCTTCCGTTCGTTCTTGCTGTTTGTTTTAGGTGCTGGATGGCTTGTTGGCGCAGTATGGCGGTGTGGAAAGCTGTGAGCAAGGTACCGGCCCTTTCTGTTCACCGCCTTGATGTTAATCCTGCTACGCTTCTGAAATGTTTCAGTGAATTAAGGTTTGCTCCCCCAGTAAACACGGAGACGGAGACCGCAGTTGTCAATGTCCGATACGCTTCCAAGGATCAGGCTCGTCAGTAAGTAAAATTCGACAGCTTTGCTGCTTATTTGGCTGAATTATTTCCTTTCTGTGGTCCTGGTAGTAAACTAGAAATTAAGTTGTACGTGGTACTATGATCAGAGAAACACTCTGAATACAGACGCGCTCAAACAGGCTTCAGGTATAGCATCCAGTGAATATTAGGCAAGctgctgccctctagtgttTGTAGTTAGATTTTTCAGGAAAGTTTGCGCTAAACCTGCTTTGATCTGACACCTGAAAGGGAGCTTCCTGTTCCGTCTGACTAGTTCGGttcttgtgtgttttcctccGGCTCGACTCAGAGCAATGGAGAAGCTGAACGGTTTCCTGATGGAGAGCTACGCCTTGAAGGTGACCTACATCCCTGACGAAGCGGCTGCACAGGAGCCCCCCCCGATGACGGGCCGGCGCGGTTTCGCGGCGCGTGGCCCCCCCCGGCAGGGCTCCCCTGGTGCCGGCGCCCGCCCCAAACTACAGTCTGACGTGCCTCTGCGCATGCTGGTACCCACGCAGTTTGTGGGGGCAATCATCGGCAAGGAAGGGGCCACCATCCGCAACATCACCAAGCAGACGCAGTCCAAGTACGCCGCCGGGGGCCGCTCTCGCTCCTCCCGCGTGTCTCCAGTGGACGTCCTTTGAGCCTCTGGCCGTCTGTCGTCTGCTGCAGGATCGACATCCACCGGAAGGAGAACGCAGGAGCAGCGGAGAAGCCCATCACAGTGCACTCCACGCCCGATGGctgctctgctgcctgcaagaccATCATGGAGATCATGCAGAAGGAGGCTGTGGACACCAAGTTGTAAGTGTGACTGCTGCCTCTGGCCCAAAATGACCATGTAGCAACTAATCTTGCACTTGGGCTGCTCTTAAGTTTTACCTGGCATTTAAAAGTTAGCCAAAGTTCATCCCCCCCATCCTTTTTGCCCTTCCATGTTCATACTTCATCTAACCGCTGCAAATGTCTTCTCAGTACGGAAGAGATTCCCCTCAAAATTTTGGCCCACAACAACTTTGTTGGCCGATTGATTGGAAAGGAGGGCCGGAACTTGAAGAAGATCGAGCAGGACACGGAGACGAAGATCACGATTTCTCCGTACGTCGACGGCACCCCTCCCCAGCTGTGTTGGCCAGACGTTGTGCTGACGCTGCCTGTGGTTCTGATGGAGCCTTTGTCCCTGCAGCCTGCAGGACTTGACCCTCTACAACCCAGAGAGGACCATCACTGTGAAGGGCTCCATCGAGGCCTGCGCCAAAGCTGAGGCAGAGGTCATGAAGAAGATCAGGGAGTCCTACGAGAACGACGTGGCTGCTATGAATGTGCGTGGTTTCCGCGATGTCTGACGGCGGCTGGATTTCCAGATCTCTTATGTAGCTGATGGCCATTTTCCCGGCGTTCTGTCTCAGTTCTGGTTTATTCTAGCAGTACAATTGATGTGAGTCAGAACCTTGGGTTTGTGTCCGGCCTTTGAATGTCCGTTATAGCGTTCTCTACTTCACCTGGCTGCGTTTGTACTGCGACAGGCTCTTTTTGCGTTTCCCTTTTGCTTTGTAACAGAAGTAACTTGTTTCCTCTACAGCTCCAGTCTAACCTTATCCCAGGTTTGAACCTGAACGCTCTTGGGCTCTTCCCTACCTCATCGCCTGGCATGAGCCCATCCATGTCAGTCCCTCCCCCTGGAGCTCAGGCTGGATACCCATCCTTTGGGGTAAGTAGTACCCTGTCTGACTTTCACTCTGTCCCAGCTGGTATGCTGGGTAGTCCGTTCTACTCTCCTGCAGCTGCCTGTTTGGGTCCCGTGTAATAAAGGGCCACaccagcaggaggtgctgtgTAGGGTGATGGAGCCTGTATAATGTCTGCCTTTCTCCTGTAGAGCTTCCCAATTGGGAGTGATGCACCATTTTGGGCATCGGTGCTTTCAGCAGGCAGTCAGTCCCTTGCTGTAAGTTGCCATTCCCATGCTGCTTTGCACGGCTTCGTCTGGCTGCGTGCGGCCTGAGGGGATGCAGGGCAGAACCCGCCTGTAGAACGGCCCTCTTCCCCCGTCTCGCCCTCCAATGGGTCTAACTCACTACTATTTTTCTCCTTGTTTTGATGCTGTGTCCTGCTTTCAGGCTTGTTTGCTTTATCTATGCAATCTTTTAGCGCCAGTGACCGGCTGCACTGGAAGCCTTCGACTTCTGTCTGGTTTGACACAAAGCAGTTTCCAGAAGCTAACGGCTGATTTGTACTTAATTGTACATTTCTCTCAAGACTTGATCGTCCAATAGCCCAACCTTTTTTAGGGTTGGGGTGTACGGGGCTTCAATGTAATTCTTTTCACCCAGTGGTTTTGATATGCATACGAAATTAGTGACCACTTACTGAGAACTTCAGGTAGTGGAACTGAAAGGGTTAAGCTTGGGGTGCAGTTGGACAACTCCTTCTCCCGAAATGCTAGTTCTTGGTCATGCCAGCTTTGGCCTTGTAGAAATGATCCTTGAGACTCTTCCAGCTTCGGGACTTGTAACACGCATCCCCGCTTGTGTCTGATTAGCTTGTGCCATCTTAACAATTTGTGGTCATCTGCTACAAGCTTTCTTTTTTTGAGTGAGATAATGGCTTAGTTTTGATAatgctttgtgtgtttttttttttttttttttttgtgtaatgcAGAACCATGGGGCTTGTTTACGTTCTAAACAGAGAGGTCAGAGCCTTTCTGTGATTTACAATGTTGAACGGGTGTCATTGAGTTGGTTCTGACGCTCTGTCAACAGCATCCAGAATCTGAGACTGTCCACCTGTTCATTCCTGCCCTGGCTGTTGGCGCCATCATAGGCAAACAGGGCCAACACATCAAGCAGCTTTCACGATTCGCCGGAGCATCGATCAAGGTACCTTGGGTTTCAAGCCGCAAGTCAAGGTTGTTCAAATCATGGTCCTAAAGATtcaagcactgctgattttttttttttccaaccttCCTGTGAGCCTGGTGTGAAacctctgtggccaatcagtaTCCCTGAACTACCTGTGAGAACTGAAAGCCAGGCCTGGATTGAGAATCGAGATCCaaatttgaagagccctgcccTCAATGATCTTTCTGGCTCTGAAAACCATTTCCTCAATGAGCAATGTGTCTTATTTCATTCCCCACAACAGATTGCACCGGCAGACGGCCCTGATGCCAAGCAGAGGATGGTGATCATCGCAGGACCACCAGAGGCACAGTTTAAGGTACGTTGTTCTCTTCGGGGGGGTCGCTGGCCCATTTCTACATGTGCATTTTAATGGCGTTTCCTTAATCCCCAGGCTCAAGGCAGGATATTTGGGAAGTTGAAAGAGGAGAACTTCTTTGGTCCCAAGGAGGAAGTAAAACTGGAAGCACACATAAAAGTGCCATCTTTCGCTGCCGGCCGAGTGATTGGCAAGGGCGGGAAAACGGTGAGACTTCAGAGAGCTGCGGTTTGCTACACCGTTGTCTTATGACATAACACATGGTAATATGGTGGCGATTGGTTGTCAAAACAAGGTAGTATCTGGCACTACTTGCTTCCTAACTTCAATAAGCCCCCCCACCTTCACCAAATTGCAGGTGAACGAGCTACAGAATCTCACCAGTGCAGAAGTGGTTGTACCCAGAGACCAAACCCCTGACGAGAACGATCAAGTCATTGTCAAGATCACTGGTCACTTCTATGCAAGTCAGGTAAATTGCCTTAAAGTCCTCTCTTATATTACATGCATGTTCCTTCAGCCCTGTCTGATTTGAATGCAGTCCAGCCCAGATCCTGGAGAACTGATCTGTTCTACTTGCAATTTCCTTCACGATTAATGAAGCATTTTCCCATCTCAGTCTCTAAAATGGTATTTTCCACAGAATTAGACACTGCGATTCTGACAAGGGGCTATTAACACTTCCTGTATCCGTCGTCTTTGGCCCAATCCCAATACCACCCCTTAGCCCCACCCTCCCGCGTAGGGTAGTGTTGTCCCATTTCTTTTTAGCAGCGAGGGGGTAGTGGTGTTCAGCCCTCAAGATGGCCCTCGAAACGGAGATTTTTCAGATGCTGACTCAGTGAAAAAgaattcccacaatgcattgcaatccacaacaagaaaaaaaaaagatgactAGCGGTGTGAGGAAAGCAGCTCATTAATGTAATGTGTCCTGATTCCTAGGTAAAGATTTCAAGCCCTAACCCCTTGTGGCTATGAGCTGTGAAGTCGACTTGGGAAGGGAGGGGCCTCAATCTCGTGGTAGGGCTAAGGGAGGAGAAATGGGACTGGGCCTGTGTCTGGCAAGCAAGTGGCTGTAGATGTTCCTAATCTTGTTCGAGCTGGAAATTTGGATCACAATGGTTTTGGACTCTTGGGCTGACATTGGAGACCCGTGGTGCTTCAGAACCGTGGAACAGCGCAGTGTTGAAGCTGGTCACCCTATATtcatcagtgtttcccctaccattatattaggggcggcacctcccacccccccttgaaggtcgtttaatttaaattttattctcTATATAgtgccagatcacaacagaagtcatttaaggttccCTTTCCtctagaacaggtctatacatcgtccttttttattaaacaaactaaatagccttatgttcttatttacacaacagcttgtcatttttatcTGTACACggtacaattctcctctgctctgtatcgcgcatggtggagttccgccccgatgcgCGAGCAGTCAGGTGAGCGCAGTCAGGTGAGCGCAGTCAGGTGAGCGCAGTCAGGTGAGCGCAGTCAGGTGAGCACAGTCCCACCAGCAGACAGTGTGCATGTCGGAAAATACGTcgcgtcaaccacctgaaaagcaaacacaaatggttgttgtttttttaaaaaacaccccCAGGGTGGTGATGGCAACACTCGCTGTCAAAGTAGCAGAAATGTtttgatgtttagttcagtcccccccccccccccaaaaagctgtaaacctaggggaaacactggctGCTGAAGGTGCACGTGGCCTGAGATGTTgatgggccccccccccccgcaatacTGAACCTTCTTTCTCTTGCAGCTTGCGCAGCGAAAAATTCAGGAAATCTTGTCCCAGGTTAAAAGGCAACAGCAGCCCAAACCAGTGCCTGGGGCACAGCCCGTGCAGAGGAGGAAATAGGAGGGGGGGCTTCATATAGgggaccgccccccccccctccccacgcaCCCAGGCCTGTGGGGATGGAGTGGAGACCAAAGAACAACGAGGGACATGGGTGGCTTTTAAACAGGAGActacttccccccccccccccccccccactcttgtTTGGCCAGGAAAAATGCAACCCAGCCATGTCTCTGCCCTCTGCCCAGGATGTGACACTGAATTTTgtttgaccttttttttttattttttccctttttacccccccccccccccaaaaaaaaaaaaatacacaaaggaAGTAAATTGGACCCCTTCACTTCCTTGGCTGTGGTCTTAGGCCTGCTCTCACCTTCTCGCATTGAGCTCTCGTTTCTCTCCCTACAGCGGTGTTTTTTGCGTTTTTGAGCTTTTCAGTTCTTGGAGTGGATATGAAAAAGGCATTGCTTTGGATTTGTGGGGGTGGTTGGGGGTTAGAGCAGAGGGTCatagtgggggagggggcgagGTGACGCAGGTGCGAGGTTTCGGGAAGTAGAGGAATATTGTCCCAGTATTGATAGTGGCATTTTATAATtcggatgcatttttttatataatgtatAGCGAGATGAGTAACACTGCCAGAGTAACTAAAGGAGTTCAACAAAAGGCCAGGAgatttaatatgcattttacTAAACTACCTCAGGCTTTGGTACCTCAAAAAGATGATATATGAAAAAATGTtcctcttctttttttcttttattttgctttGTGGTATTTTGTATACTTTATAAAGCTAATagttgaacattttatttttttaagaaaatttaAAATTTGGTCAGCTGCCAGCTGAGCGCATTCAGCTCTTATTTTACGAGTATATGTACATGTATATGTAATGAGCATGTATATAAAATTGTGTACATATAGGAGTATTTGGTAAAATGAGTTGCAGCGCCCCCGGCTGGTGGCTAACGGGAGTATTGAATTGAATTCGCCTCAGTTTTTCCTGAGGTCCTCAGCGCCATCTTCTGAACAAGACGCGTTACAGCAACAATTTAGATGCCGAATAATGCCAACATTACATACTGCAGCAATGCcgattttatttgattttttttttttatttagggACTTTGGGATTGATTCATTTTggtggtaattttttttttttttattttcattcagtAGGGCAACAGTGGGGGTCTGGTAACGGGGCGAGGCTTGTGGGTCCTCCGTGCCTCATCGTTGCCGTCCCCTTTTcaagtaattaaaaaatataataataaaggaAATGTCTGCTCACCACATTCAAAGGGCAAGCATCACTGAGCTGAGTAGTTGCCATTGGTTCAGGATGGGTTACAAAtacttccttttttttttgtgtgtgtgtgttctgtctTGTGTTGGTAGGGTTGGGGGATGGGGTGGGACGGCATTAAACCACAATGCACTGTCTGATCACGTTAGATATAGATACTGAAGGATGTACCTGCGAATGCAGCTGCGGTCATGTGACTCTCCGCGGTCATGTGACTGCACCGGGAGACTAggcttcttttttttctttttcccttcTACCGAGCCAGAAGGCAATATAGATGGAGGAATCTTCAAGTCTAAATACAAGTAGTTCCTTGTCATGCAGAATGTAAATATGATTTTCGATTTGTGGTAAAGCGCTCTTATGCATCCATGCTTCCACAGTAGAACGCTGTCTACCTCAGCCGCGGGGCCGTGGCTGTGACGCCTGCCTGGTGctcccccccacaacccccccaccccctccccgcgTGCTTCCACACctcagcccccctcccctccccccccaggaaTGCTTCTCTGCATGAGACGGCGTGTGGTGTGCTGCCACTCTGACGAGGGGCGCAagtgtcatttttaatttttccttCACGATTTATGATCTACCTCTTACACAGGTATTGAATTAGAggcctgtttttgtgttttcctccccctcccctgttaGACTTAGGCTCATTTTTCCAAAAAGTGTACAAATTTAGAATCGAAAAGGGGAAGAATTctgatttatatttttttgcttgcatTTAGTAATTGATTTAAAGAACTAACCCTTCCTCCCCCCTTTCAGTACATAGTTGCTTCATTTTGCATAGATTTGTGAATGAAATGGTCAATACATGGTTTTTTATTTTGAGTGGAACAGTCAAAGGCTTGGGTTTTGTGACAGGTTTAAagtcaacttttttttttttttttcctccccgtTTCATTATCACAGATGAGTTTATACGTATTTGTTTGGAGTGATTTATCTAGGCTGTGGTAAATCATGTTTCTATTGGAATAACTGATTTGGGGATGGTTGAATGCGGTCCTGTAAAGCGCAAATCATCTGTCGAACTGtacttgtgccccccccccccccccaacacagctTCACTTGTCAATTGCCTCTGAATAAAGAAAATTTGGCTCCTCTCTGATTATCCCTCTTACTGTCTGAACACACAAAGCTCTTGAGTAATGAGGAGGCCTTCAAGCAAtaacaagggaaaaaaaagcaaattttATTAACCTTTTATGCCTCAAATGTTTTACGTTATGAATTATTGAACAAGGTGCCTGGAAGCACAATTTTTATCTAGTCAGAAGTAACGGTACCACAGGTAGTCATGTTAACTGTCAGGCTGCAGCAGTAGATCGGGATGGAGTCCCAGTCCATTGCTTGAGTGTTAGTTCCTAAAGCGGTTTAATGGATGTTAaatgggtccccccccccccctcaaagcTAGCATGTGTAGGATAAGCTTAAAGCATAACCTTGTAGTGGTTGTGATACAGCAGGATTCCCCAGTTCCGGGCCCAGAGGCCCATTCCGCCccgcagatttccctgctcagacacgCCTACTGAGCCTGGTAATTGGCCAGTGAGCTGAGTAAGATCCGCCAGGGAAATCGGCAAACCGTGTTGCGGACTAGCCCGCCTGGACCGGGATGGGGGAGCCCTGCAACACAGCCTCCcgttaactttttttttttattattattggttgCTATGGAAATGGTACTTTAATATGCTGGCGTTGCTGCTACTCGGGTGACACTGTCCGTCGGCCTCATGCACATCCGTGGTACTGAGCCACCGCTGTGGTGGGATGGCCTGGCTCTCCTGCCTCGAACCTCCTAAATGGGCCGCGGGTCACTCAGCAAGTGGCTCTTCTCTTCGTTTGCCTGGAAGAGCACCATCTTCAGCTGGCCCAGACGTGCCTTCAGCTGCCGGCTCTGCTGTTCCGCTGCCGCCCCCCGCCTCACTGGCCTATAAACCCTGTAGCGTCTGAGGAGAGATGGGCAGGCTTTATTAATGCCTGGGGGGCAGCGGGGTGAACGTGCTCTGTGTGCTGGGGGAGAAAGTGGTGAGCTGTAATGCTATTTGTACACCATGGGTTTGACTTATGGCCTTGGCTGAAGGTGCGTGATGATTGGTTTGTCCTGGCCTGGGGCCTGAACCTAAGGTTCATGCTCTGAGGCACGTACCTGTATACCATGGATGCTATGAAGGCGAAGATTGCTGCCAACACTGCACTAGTGCTCAGGACAACCACTGTCGCTTGCATTGGTTTGGATACTGTGGAGAAAGTCTTACATTAAGCAGGGTATTTGTCTCAAGAAATTTTACTCGTCCTGATCTATCTCCCGCGGGTTTTGATTGGCCTCGGCCGCCGTTTTTTAGACCAATCGTGGATGTGCATGTTGCCTGGCTCACCCGACCCCCCGCTTCCGATGGTGACGCGAGTGCTGGCCAGGGTGCGGCTGTGGGAGCCCGGTAAGCTGATGTTCACGCAGTAAGTCCCCGGCTGCTGGAAGGTTCGCCTCAGAGTCACCAGACACCTTTCCGAGGGAGGAACCGGGTCACAGATGATGTCCTTCACCTGCTTGCAGGCAGGGTCTGAGATGATTGTGCAGGCTGAGGTGGGGATGCTGGAATCAAGGAGAATGACAACGGAAAACAGGGATACCTAGGTAAGTAATACTATTAATATTACTGCTATTACTGCCCTAAATCCAGTCTTATTACTGACTTCACAGTGCCTAGAGGGAAGTGCCTTTGCTGCAGTTTAAGTTTCATGCATTTTCTTTATAACTAATAAATTATATGGGGAATAAAATTGCAATTGCAAATAACCTTGGGGTTAGAGGAAAAtcaacatttaaataaaaagcagGCAAATGTGTAAGTATCTCCTTGTGAAGAATAGAGTGAGGCACTTAAACCAGGATGTGATGTATAAATGGCCCTTTTCAGAAGAACTATACTTTTGAGGAGATTCACTCACCTGCCCAAACACTCAATGAGGAAGTTCACAGTGGCGTTAGTCACCTTGGCTGCAGACACATCTACGATTTTAACGGCTTGCCTGTTCTTTT is a genomic window containing:
- the igf2bp3 gene encoding insulin-like growth factor 2 mRNA-binding protein 3 isoform X3, with the translated sequence MQWEVLDGLLAQYGGVESCEQVNTETETAVVNVRYASKDQARQAMEKLNGFLMESYALKVTYIPDEAAAQEPPPMTGRRGFAARGPPRQGSPGAGARPKLQSDVPLRMLVPTQFVGAIIGKEGATIRNITKQTQSKIDIHRKENAGAAEKPITVHSTPDGCSAACKTIMEIMQKEAVDTKFTEEIPLKILAHNNFVGRLIGKEGRNLKKIEQDTETKITISPLQDLTLYNPERTITVKGSIEACAKAEAEVMKKIRESYENDVAAMNLQSNLIPGLNLNALGLFPTSSPGMSPSMSVPPPGAQAGYPSFGSFPIGSDAPFWASVLSAGSQSLAHPESETVHLFIPALAVGAIIGKQGQHIKQLSRFAGASIKIAPADGPDAKQRMVIIAGPPEAQFKAQGRIFGKLKEENFFGPKEEVKLEAHIKVPSFAAGRVIGKGGKTVNELQNLTSAEVVVPRDQTPDENDQVIVKITGHFYASQLAQRKIQEILSQVKRQQQPKPVPGAQPVQRRK
- the igf2bp3 gene encoding insulin-like growth factor 2 mRNA-binding protein 3 isoform X2 — encoded protein: MNKLYIGNLSEEASPLELQSIFEEWKIPFNGPFLVKTGYAFVDCPDEKVAMKAIDILSGKVELHGKLLEVEHSVPKRQRSCKLQIRNIPPHMQWEVLDGLLAQYGGVESCEQVNTETETAVVNVRYASKDQARQAMEKLNGFLMESYALKVTYIPDEAAAQEPPPMTGRRGFAARGPPRQGSPGAGARPKLQSDVPLRMLVPTQFVGAIIGKEGATIRNITKQTQSKIDIHRKENAGAAEKPITVHSTPDGCSAACKTIMEIMQKEAVDTKFTEEIPLKILAHNNFVGRLIGKEGRNLKKIEQDTETKITISPLQDLTLYNPERTITVKGSIEACAKAEAEVMKKIRESYENDVAAMNLQSNLIPGLNLNALGLFPTSSPGMSPSMSVPPPGAQAGYPSFGHPESETVHLFIPALAVGAIIGKQGQHIKQLSRFAGASIKIAPADGPDAKQRMVIIAGPPEAQFKAQGRIFGKLKEENFFGPKEEVKLEAHIKVPSFAAGRVIGKGGKTVNELQNLTSAEVVVPRDQTPDENDQVIVKITGHFYASQLAQRKIQEILSQVKRQQQPKPVPGAQPVQRRK
- the igf2bp3 gene encoding insulin-like growth factor 2 mRNA-binding protein 3 isoform X1, with amino-acid sequence MNKLYIGNLSEEASPLELQSIFEEWKIPFNGPFLVKTGYAFVDCPDEKVAMKAIDILSGKVELHGKLLEVEHSVPKRQRSCKLQIRNIPPHMQWEVLDGLLAQYGGVESCEQVNTETETAVVNVRYASKDQARQAMEKLNGFLMESYALKVTYIPDEAAAQEPPPMTGRRGFAARGPPRQGSPGAGARPKLQSDVPLRMLVPTQFVGAIIGKEGATIRNITKQTQSKIDIHRKENAGAAEKPITVHSTPDGCSAACKTIMEIMQKEAVDTKFTEEIPLKILAHNNFVGRLIGKEGRNLKKIEQDTETKITISPLQDLTLYNPERTITVKGSIEACAKAEAEVMKKIRESYENDVAAMNLQSNLIPGLNLNALGLFPTSSPGMSPSMSVPPPGAQAGYPSFGSFPIGSDAPFWASVLSAGSQSLAHPESETVHLFIPALAVGAIIGKQGQHIKQLSRFAGASIKIAPADGPDAKQRMVIIAGPPEAQFKAQGRIFGKLKEENFFGPKEEVKLEAHIKVPSFAAGRVIGKGGKTVNELQNLTSAEVVVPRDQTPDENDQVIVKITGHFYASQLAQRKIQEILSQVKRQQQPKPVPGAQPVQRRK